The Streptomyces sp. NBC_01268 genome window below encodes:
- a CDS encoding gluconokinase: MSTTPQPVPAGPPVVVVMGVAGTGKTTVGPLVAEALGLPYAEGDDFHPAANVAKMSAGTPLDDTDREPWLDAIGQWAHSRAGLGGVVSSSALKRIYRDRLRAAAPGVVFLHLTGDRELIEQRMAARKGHFMPTALLDSQFATLQPLREDEAGVAVDVSGSPEEIARRAVVALRRLAP; this comes from the coding sequence ATGAGCACCACTCCCCAGCCCGTCCCGGCCGGCCCCCCGGTCGTCGTCGTGATGGGCGTCGCCGGGACCGGCAAGACGACCGTCGGACCCCTGGTCGCCGAGGCGCTCGGCCTTCCGTACGCGGAGGGCGACGACTTCCACCCGGCGGCCAACGTGGCCAAGATGTCCGCCGGGACCCCCCTGGACGACACGGACCGGGAACCCTGGCTCGACGCCATCGGGCAGTGGGCGCACAGCCGGGCCGGACTCGGCGGGGTGGTGAGCAGCTCCGCGCTGAAGCGGATCTACCGGGACCGGCTGCGTGCCGCGGCCCCCGGCGTGGTCTTCCTCCATCTGACCGGCGACCGGGAGCTCATCGAGCAGCGGATGGCCGCGCGCAAGGGCCACTTCATGCCGACCGCGCTCCTCGACTCGCAGTTCGCCACCCTGCAGCCGCTCCGGGAGGACGAGGCGGGCGTCGCCGTCGACGTGTCCGGCAGCCCCGAGGAGATCGCCCGGCGGGCCGTCGTCGCACTGCGCCGACTGGCTCCCTGA
- a CDS encoding TetR/AcrR family transcriptional regulator has product MARTSGPETREKLIRAAEQVFAAQGVDGAQLRDIVALAGQGNPSAVQYHFGSRAGLLDTVMAGRQLRTEQVLAPLLAAAPDEPHELVAALVTAESSELRTDRGRRCLRISAQLSHESGIRTRSPHPTLAGTGYWRLIERLETCLAAAGLPEPLRLERLDLALTVVGAAMADRARQYLDGTEPLTGEALFLADLVETTTALLLAAQPRSGAHPRRPRKDPA; this is encoded by the coding sequence ATGGCAAGGACGTCAGGGCCCGAGACCCGGGAGAAACTGATCCGTGCGGCGGAGCAGGTCTTCGCCGCCCAGGGCGTCGACGGCGCCCAGCTGCGGGACATCGTGGCACTGGCCGGACAGGGCAATCCGTCCGCCGTCCAGTACCACTTCGGCTCCCGGGCCGGGCTGCTCGACACCGTGATGGCCGGCCGCCAGCTGCGCACCGAGCAGGTGCTCGCCCCGCTCCTCGCCGCCGCCCCCGACGAGCCGCACGAGCTGGTCGCCGCGCTGGTCACCGCCGAGTCGAGCGAGCTGCGCACCGACCGGGGCCGGCGCTGCCTGCGCATCTCCGCGCAGCTCAGCCACGAGAGCGGGATCCGCACCCGCTCCCCCCACCCCACCCTCGCGGGCACCGGCTACTGGCGCCTGATCGAGCGCCTGGAGACCTGTCTGGCCGCCGCCGGGCTGCCCGAGCCGCTGCGCCTGGAACGCCTCGACCTGGCGCTGACCGTCGTCGGCGCGGCGATGGCCGACCGCGCCCGGCAGTACCTCGACGGCACCGAACCGCTCACCGGAGAGGCGCTCTTCCTCGCCGATCTGGTCGAGACCACCACGGCGCTCCTCCTGGCCGCACAGCCCCGGAGCGGCGCCCACCCCCGAAGGCCCCGAAAGGACCCCGCATGA
- a CDS encoding FAD-binding dehydrogenase, which translates to MPPAYDADVIVIGAGLAGLVATAELVDAGRSVILLDQEPEQSIGGQAHWSFGGLFLVDSPEQRRMRIRDSHALALQDWFGTAGFDRPEDEWPRRWAEAYVDFAAGEKRSWLHGLGVRFFPVVGWAERGGYDANGHGNSVPRFHITWGTGPGLVAPFEARVREGVARGLVRFRFRHRVTGLTRTAGSLDTVTGEVLAPSDAPRGTASDREPTGAFTLRAQAVIVTSGGIGGNHDLVRAQWPERLGTPPARMLSGVPAHVDGLMLGIAEKAGAHHVNRDRMWHYTEGIENWNPIWARHGIRILPGPSSLWLDATGKRLPVPLFPGFDTLGTLEHIMRTGHDHTWFVLDQKIIGKEFALSGSEQNPDLTGKSVRDVIGRARADVPGPVRAFMDKGADFVVERDLAALVRGMNRITGEDLIDEAALRREITARDREIANPFTKDLQVTAIRGARRYLGDRLIRTAAPHRLLDPKAGPLIAVRLNILTRKSLGGLQTDLSSRVLTETGEPLPGLYAAGEAAGFGGGGVHGYRSLEGTFLGGCLFSGRAAGRAAAQAVG; encoded by the coding sequence ATGCCCCCTGCCTACGACGCCGACGTCATCGTCATCGGAGCCGGTCTCGCCGGCCTCGTCGCCACCGCCGAGCTGGTCGACGCCGGCCGGTCCGTGATCCTGCTCGACCAGGAACCCGAGCAGTCGATCGGTGGCCAGGCCCACTGGTCCTTCGGCGGCCTCTTCCTCGTCGACTCGCCCGAGCAGCGCCGGATGCGGATCCGCGACAGCCACGCCCTGGCCCTCCAGGACTGGTTCGGCACCGCCGGCTTCGACCGCCCCGAGGACGAGTGGCCGCGCCGCTGGGCCGAGGCGTACGTCGACTTCGCGGCCGGCGAGAAGCGCTCCTGGCTGCACGGCCTCGGCGTGCGCTTCTTCCCGGTGGTCGGCTGGGCCGAGCGCGGCGGCTACGACGCCAACGGCCACGGCAACTCCGTACCCCGCTTCCACATCACCTGGGGCACCGGACCCGGCCTCGTCGCCCCCTTCGAGGCCCGGGTCCGCGAGGGCGTGGCCCGCGGCCTGGTCCGCTTCCGCTTCCGCCACCGGGTGACCGGGCTGACCCGCACCGCGGGCAGCCTCGACACCGTCACCGGCGAGGTCCTGGCCCCCTCCGACGCCCCGCGCGGCACCGCCAGCGACCGCGAGCCCACCGGCGCGTTCACCCTGCGCGCCCAGGCCGTGATCGTCACCTCCGGCGGCATCGGCGGCAACCACGACCTGGTCCGCGCGCAGTGGCCGGAGCGGCTCGGCACCCCGCCCGCCCGCATGCTCTCCGGCGTCCCCGCCCACGTCGACGGCCTGATGCTCGGCATCGCCGAGAAGGCCGGCGCGCACCACGTCAACCGCGACCGGATGTGGCACTACACCGAGGGCATCGAGAACTGGAACCCCATCTGGGCCCGGCACGGCATCCGGATCCTGCCCGGCCCGTCCTCGCTCTGGCTCGACGCGACCGGCAAGCGGCTGCCCGTCCCGCTCTTCCCCGGCTTCGACACCCTCGGCACCCTCGAACACATCATGCGGACCGGCCACGACCACACCTGGTTCGTGCTCGACCAGAAGATCATCGGCAAGGAGTTCGCGCTCTCCGGCTCCGAGCAGAACCCCGACCTCACCGGCAAGTCGGTCCGCGACGTCATCGGCCGCGCCCGCGCGGACGTGCCCGGCCCGGTGAGGGCCTTCATGGACAAGGGCGCCGACTTCGTCGTCGAGCGCGACCTGGCCGCCCTGGTCCGCGGCATGAACCGGATCACCGGCGAGGACCTGATCGACGAGGCGGCGCTGCGCCGCGAGATCACCGCCCGCGACCGCGAGATCGCCAACCCCTTCACCAAGGACCTCCAGGTCACGGCGATCCGGGGCGCCCGCAGGTACCTGGGCGACCGCCTGATCCGTACGGCCGCCCCGCACCGCCTGCTCGACCCGAAGGCCGGGCCGCTGATCGCCGTCCGCCTGAACATCCTCACCCGCAAGTCCCTCGGCGGCCTGCAGACCGACCTCTCCTCCCGCGTCCTCACCGAGACCGGTGAGCCGTTGCCCGGCCTGTACGCGGCGGGCGAGGCGGCGGGCTTCGGCGGCGGCGGGGTGCACGGCTACCGCTCCCTCGAAGGCACCTTCCTGGGCGGCTGCCTCTTCTCCGGACGCGCGGCGGGCCGGGCGGCGGCCCAGGCGGTCGGCTGA
- a CDS encoding MBL fold metallo-hydrolase: MTTRIDHLVTSGTFSLDGGTWEVDNNVWIVGDDTEAVVIDAAHDAEAILAALDGRALRAIVCTHAHDDHIDAAPALAAATGARILLHPADQPLWKLTHPDHTPDGDLADGQVLTIAGTDLHVLHTPGHSPGAVCLHAPDLGTVFTGDTLFQGGPGATGRSYSDFPTIVDSIRDRLLTLPPETVVRTGHGDSTTIGAEAPHLEEWINRGH, from the coding sequence ATGACCACCCGCATCGACCACCTGGTCACCTCCGGCACCTTCAGCCTCGACGGCGGCACCTGGGAGGTGGACAACAACGTCTGGATCGTCGGCGACGACACCGAGGCCGTCGTCATCGACGCCGCCCACGACGCCGAGGCCATCCTCGCCGCCCTCGACGGGCGCGCCCTGCGCGCCATCGTCTGCACCCACGCCCACGACGACCACATCGACGCGGCCCCGGCCCTCGCCGCCGCCACCGGCGCCCGGATCCTGCTCCACCCCGCCGACCAGCCGCTGTGGAAGCTCACCCATCCTGACCACACCCCGGACGGCGACCTCGCCGACGGCCAGGTCCTCACCATCGCCGGGACCGACCTGCACGTCCTGCACACCCCCGGCCACTCCCCTGGCGCGGTCTGCCTCCACGCCCCCGACCTGGGCACCGTCTTCACCGGCGACACCCTCTTCCAGGGCGGGCCCGGCGCGACCGGACGGTCCTACTCGGACTTCCCGACGATCGTCGACTCGATCCGGGACCGGCTGCTCACCCTGCCGCCCGAGACCGTGGTCCGCACCGGCCACGGCGACAGCACCACCATCGGCGCGGAG
- a CDS encoding FadR/GntR family transcriptional regulator — protein sequence MTTTALGLHPHVLNALGLAITAGEYPPGAVLRSDELAERFEVSRTVVREVVRVLESMHLVESRRRVGVIVLPTERWNVYDPQVIRWRLAGTDRPRQLRSLTVLRSAIEPVAAGLAALNATPEQCRELTEEALGMVATSRGRRLEEYLVHDIAFHRVVLNASGNEMFARLGDVVAEVLSGRTRHQVMFEDPDPAAVTLHVQVAEAVRERDAVRAEALTREIAVGALKELDVLAP from the coding sequence ATGACGACCACGGCCCTGGGGCTCCACCCGCACGTCCTCAACGCCCTGGGCCTCGCGATCACCGCGGGGGAGTACCCGCCCGGCGCCGTGCTCCGCAGCGACGAGCTCGCCGAGCGCTTCGAGGTCTCCCGGACCGTCGTGCGCGAGGTCGTGCGCGTCCTGGAGTCCATGCACCTCGTCGAGTCCCGCCGCCGGGTCGGCGTCATCGTGCTGCCGACCGAGCGTTGGAACGTGTACGACCCCCAGGTCATCCGCTGGCGCCTGGCCGGCACCGACCGCCCCCGCCAGCTCCGCTCGCTCACCGTGCTGCGCTCCGCGATCGAGCCGGTCGCCGCCGGACTCGCCGCCCTGAACGCCACCCCCGAGCAGTGCCGCGAGCTCACCGAGGAGGCCCTCGGCATGGTCGCCACCTCGCGCGGGCGCCGGCTGGAGGAGTACCTGGTGCACGACATCGCCTTCCACCGGGTCGTCCTCAACGCCTCCGGCAACGAGATGTTCGCCCGGCTCGGGGACGTGGTCGCCGAGGTGCTCAGCGGGCGCACCCGCCACCAGGTGATGTTCGAGGACCCCGACCCGGCCGCCGTCACCCTCCACGTCCAGGTCGCCGAGGCCGTGCGGGAGCGGGACGCGGTCCGCGCCGAGGCGCTGACCCGGGAGATCGCGGTCGGCGCGCTCAAGGAGCTGGACGTGCTCGCGCCCTGA
- the phsA gene encoding O-aminophenol oxidase PhsA, translating to MTSELEPYADPLTVPPVIRPEQGDDTAEIEIALRPTWVRMHRQLPPTLMWGYEGSVPGPTIEVRRGQRVRVAWHNRIPQGSEYPVTVVEVPRTEGRPDPHNRPGREGVEPVREAAALPAWSVTHLHGAQTGGGNDGWTDNAVGFGGAQLSEYPNEHQAVHWWYHDHAMNITRWNVYAGLMGTYLVRDEEEDALGLPSGERELPLVLADRNLDTDADGELNGRLLHKTTRLVASHPETGKPVGLPFLGPYTTVNGTVWPYLEVLDGWYRFRLVNASNARTYDLVLVDEDDRPVPGVVHQIGSDGGLLPRPVSFGFEEGDGGAESVAPLTIAPAERFDLLFDFRGWAGQRLRLVNKAVGREPGVPDATLNVPYPQVMEFRVGEGAEDGGCDGFTLPPVLSGSFRRYDHAHVEHGHRLVVLTPPGTVGGGGHPEMWEMEEVPEGEGARLRLPANGVIQLQSADGKVRTYRRTARTFNDGLGFTIGEGSYEQWSFLNLAPGPLMHPMHIHLADFQVMGREAYTTDGFDAAVGGSRRPVRFDPARPVPVPANEAGWKDVFRVPGGELVRVLGRFDGAYGRFMYHCHLLEHEDMGMMRPFVVAPPEVLPFDHGAGHGHGHGGH from the coding sequence ATGACCAGTGAACTCGAACCGTATGCGGACCCGTTGACCGTTCCGCCGGTGATCCGGCCGGAGCAGGGCGACGACACGGCCGAGATCGAGATCGCGTTACGCCCGACGTGGGTGCGGATGCACCGGCAGCTGCCGCCCACGTTGATGTGGGGGTACGAGGGGAGCGTGCCGGGTCCGACCATCGAGGTGCGGCGGGGGCAGCGGGTCCGGGTGGCGTGGCACAACCGGATCCCGCAGGGCAGCGAGTACCCGGTGACCGTGGTCGAGGTGCCGCGGACCGAGGGGCGGCCGGATCCGCACAACCGGCCGGGCCGGGAGGGCGTGGAGCCGGTCCGCGAGGCGGCGGCGCTGCCCGCCTGGTCGGTGACGCACCTGCACGGGGCGCAGACAGGCGGCGGGAACGACGGGTGGACGGACAACGCGGTCGGCTTCGGCGGCGCGCAGCTGTCGGAGTACCCGAACGAGCACCAGGCGGTGCACTGGTGGTACCACGACCATGCCATGAACATCACCCGGTGGAACGTGTACGCGGGGCTGATGGGCACCTATCTCGTGCGGGACGAGGAGGAGGACGCGCTGGGTCTGCCCTCCGGTGAGCGGGAGCTGCCGCTGGTCCTGGCGGACCGCAATCTGGACACGGACGCGGACGGGGAGCTGAACGGGCGGCTGCTGCACAAGACGACGCGTCTGGTGGCCAGTCACCCGGAGACGGGGAAGCCGGTCGGGCTGCCGTTCCTCGGCCCGTACACGACGGTGAACGGCACGGTCTGGCCGTACCTGGAGGTGCTGGACGGCTGGTACCGCTTCCGGCTGGTGAACGCGTCGAACGCGCGGACCTACGACCTGGTCCTCGTCGACGAGGACGACCGGCCGGTACCGGGGGTGGTGCATCAGATCGGCAGTGACGGCGGGCTGCTGCCGCGCCCGGTGTCCTTCGGTTTCGAGGAGGGCGACGGGGGCGCGGAGAGCGTGGCGCCGCTGACGATCGCGCCGGCCGAGCGCTTCGACCTGTTGTTCGACTTCCGGGGCTGGGCGGGGCAGCGCCTGCGGCTGGTGAACAAGGCCGTGGGGCGGGAGCCCGGGGTCCCGGACGCGACGCTGAACGTGCCGTATCCGCAGGTGATGGAGTTCCGGGTGGGCGAGGGGGCCGAGGACGGCGGCTGCGACGGCTTCACGCTGCCGCCGGTGCTCTCGGGGTCCTTCCGGCGCTACGACCACGCGCACGTCGAGCACGGGCACCGGCTGGTGGTGCTCACGCCGCCGGGGACGGTCGGGGGCGGCGGGCATCCGGAGATGTGGGAGATGGAGGAGGTCCCGGAGGGCGAGGGGGCCAGGCTGCGGCTGCCGGCGAACGGGGTGATCCAGCTCCAGTCGGCGGACGGCAAGGTGCGCACGTACCGGCGGACGGCCCGGACGTTCAACGACGGGCTCGGGTTCACGATCGGCGAGGGCTCGTACGAGCAGTGGTCGTTCCTGAACCTGGCTCCGGGGCCGCTGATGCATCCGATGCACATCCACCTGGCGGACTTCCAGGTGATGGGGCGGGAGGCGTACACGACGGACGGCTTCGACGCGGCGGTGGGCGGTTCGCGCCGGCCGGTCAGGTTCGATCCGGCGCGGCCGGTGCCGGTGCCGGCGAACGAGGCCGGCTGGAAGGACGTGTTCCGGGTGCCGGGCGGGGAGCTGGTGCGGGTGCTCGGCCGGTTCGACGGGGCGTACGGCCGGTTCATGTACCACTGCCATCTGCTGGAGCACGAGGACATGGGGATGATGCGCCCGTTCGTGGTGGCGCCTCCCGAGGTGCTGCCCTTCGACCACGGCGCCGGGCACGGCCACGGGCACGGGGGCCACTGA
- a CDS encoding amino acid permease: MSDRVTAAEPQTAAPAAAGSTASPHIDAGDAGYRKDLKSRHINMIAIGGAIGTGLFLGAGGRMASAGPSLFIAYAVCGVFAFFVVRALGELVLYRPSSGAFVSYAREFMGEKGAYTAGWLYFLNWSTTAVADITAAATYAHFWAMFSDVPQWILALIALAVVLVANLISVKYFGEMEFWFAIVKVAALVAFMLVGIFLVATQHEVGGHTPGLANVTENGGIFPNGMMPMLLLIQGVVFAYASVELCGVAAGETENPEKIMPKAINSIMWRVGLFYVGSVVLLALILPYTAYSGDQSPFVTVFDKLGIPGAAGVMNLVVLTAALSSLNSGLYSTGRILRSMSLAGSAPKFTGVMNKGGVPYGGILLTAGFGVLGVALNYVMPGEAFELVLNFASIGIIGTWAMIMVCSLLFWRAARQGKVTRPGYNLPWAPYTQLVTLAFLATVLVLMWMDGGVGRTTVACLPLIAAALVGGWFLVRRRVRATAGHTRD, from the coding sequence ATGAGTGACCGCGTCACCGCGGCCGAGCCGCAGACCGCCGCCCCGGCGGCCGCCGGCTCCACGGCGTCCCCCCACATCGACGCCGGCGACGCCGGATACCGCAAGGACCTCAAGTCCCGGCACATCAACATGATCGCCATCGGCGGCGCCATCGGCACCGGCCTCTTCCTCGGCGCCGGCGGCCGCATGGCCAGCGCCGGCCCCTCGCTCTTCATCGCGTACGCGGTCTGCGGCGTCTTCGCCTTCTTCGTCGTCCGGGCCCTCGGCGAGCTCGTCCTCTACCGCCCCTCCTCCGGCGCCTTCGTCTCCTACGCGCGGGAGTTCATGGGCGAGAAGGGCGCCTACACGGCCGGCTGGCTCTACTTCCTCAACTGGTCGACCACCGCCGTCGCCGACATCACCGCCGCGGCCACCTACGCCCACTTCTGGGCGATGTTCAGCGACGTCCCGCAGTGGATCCTCGCCCTGATCGCCCTCGCGGTCGTCCTCGTCGCCAACCTCATCTCGGTGAAGTACTTCGGCGAGATGGAGTTCTGGTTCGCGATCGTCAAGGTCGCCGCACTCGTCGCCTTCATGCTTGTCGGCATCTTCCTCGTCGCCACCCAGCACGAGGTCGGCGGCCACACCCCGGGCCTGGCCAACGTCACCGAGAACGGCGGCATCTTCCCCAACGGCATGATGCCGATGCTGCTGCTCATCCAGGGCGTCGTCTTCGCCTACGCCTCCGTCGAGCTGTGCGGTGTCGCGGCGGGCGAGACCGAGAACCCCGAGAAGATCATGCCGAAGGCGATCAACTCGATCATGTGGCGCGTCGGCCTCTTCTACGTCGGCTCCGTCGTCCTGCTGGCGCTGATCCTCCCGTACACCGCGTACTCCGGCGACCAGAGCCCCTTCGTCACCGTCTTCGACAAGCTGGGCATCCCCGGCGCCGCCGGCGTGATGAACCTGGTCGTCCTCACCGCCGCCCTGTCCAGCCTCAACTCGGGCCTGTACTCCACCGGCCGCATCCTGCGCTCCATGTCGCTGGCCGGCTCCGCGCCCAAGTTCACCGGGGTCATGAACAAGGGCGGCGTGCCCTACGGCGGCATCCTGCTCACCGCGGGCTTCGGCGTCCTCGGCGTCGCCCTCAACTACGTGATGCCCGGCGAGGCCTTCGAGCTGGTCCTCAACTTCGCCTCGATCGGCATCATCGGCACCTGGGCGATGATCATGGTCTGCTCGCTGCTCTTCTGGCGCGCCGCCCGCCAGGGCAAGGTCACCCGCCCCGGCTACAACCTGCCCTGGGCCCCGTACACCCAGCTCGTGACGCTCGCCTTCCTGGCCACCGTCCTCGTCCTCATGTGGATGGACGGCGGCGTCGGCCGCACCACCGTCGCCTGTCTGCCGCTCATCGCGGCGGCCCTGGTCGGCGGCTGGTTCCTGGTCCGCCGCCGGGTCCGCGCGACCGCGGGCCACACCCGGGACTGA
- a CDS encoding GntT/GntP/DsdX family permease, translated as MPSLSVEILAADAAEPITSAGNAQLGIAVLAGIAVIVLLITQFKMHAFLALTIGSLALGAFAGAPLAATIKSFTVGLGSTVAGVGVLIALGAILGKLLADSGGADQIVDTILARTGRRGMPWAMVLIASVIGLPLFFEVGIVLLIPVVLLVAKRGNYSLMRIGIPALAGLSVMHGLIPPHPGPLVAIDAVGANLGVTLALGLVVAIPTVIIAGPVFSRFAARWVDIPAPEKMIPTRPSEELEKRPGFGATVATVLLPVVLMLVKALVDIVVDDPENGVQKVTDVIGSPLIALLAAVIVGMFTLGRAAGFSKERLSSTVEKSLAPIAGVLLIVGAGGGFKQTLIDIGVGQMILEFSENWSIPALLLAWLIAVAIRLATGSATVATISAAGLVAPLAEGMSTGEVSLLVLAIGAGSLFFSHVNDAGFWLVKEYFGMSVGQTVKTWSVMETIISVVGIVFVLLLSLVI; from the coding sequence GTGCCCAGTCTCAGCGTCGAGATCCTGGCAGCGGACGCCGCCGAGCCCATCACCTCGGCAGGCAACGCCCAGCTCGGCATCGCCGTCCTCGCCGGCATCGCCGTCATCGTCCTGCTCATCACCCAGTTCAAGATGCACGCGTTCCTGGCGCTGACCATCGGCTCGCTGGCGCTCGGCGCGTTCGCGGGTGCCCCGCTCGCGGCCACCATCAAGTCCTTCACGGTCGGACTCGGCAGCACCGTGGCCGGTGTGGGCGTGCTCATCGCGCTCGGCGCGATCCTCGGCAAGCTGCTCGCCGACTCCGGGGGCGCCGACCAGATCGTCGACACGATCCTGGCCAGGACCGGCCGGCGCGGCATGCCGTGGGCGATGGTGCTGATCGCCTCCGTGATCGGGCTGCCGCTCTTCTTCGAGGTCGGCATCGTGCTGCTGATCCCGGTGGTGCTGCTGGTCGCCAAGCGCGGCAACTACTCGCTGATGCGGATCGGCATCCCGGCGCTCGCCGGCCTGTCCGTCATGCACGGGCTCATCCCGCCGCACCCCGGCCCGCTCGTCGCGATCGACGCGGTCGGCGCCAACCTGGGCGTCACCCTCGCCCTGGGCCTGGTCGTCGCGATCCCGACCGTGATCATCGCCGGTCCGGTCTTCTCCCGGTTCGCCGCCCGCTGGGTGGACATCCCGGCCCCCGAGAAGATGATCCCCACGCGCCCCTCCGAGGAGCTGGAGAAGCGTCCCGGTTTCGGCGCCACGGTCGCCACCGTGCTGCTGCCGGTCGTCCTCATGCTGGTGAAGGCGCTCGTCGACATCGTCGTCGACGACCCGGAGAACGGCGTGCAGAAGGTCACCGACGTCATCGGCTCCCCTCTGATCGCCCTGCTCGCCGCCGTCATAGTGGGCATGTTCACCCTGGGCCGGGCGGCCGGGTTCAGCAAGGAGCGCCTCTCCTCCACCGTCGAGAAGTCGCTCGCCCCGATCGCGGGCGTGCTGCTGATCGTCGGCGCGGGCGGCGGTTTCAAGCAGACCCTCATCGACATCGGCGTCGGCCAGATGATCCTGGAATTCTCCGAGAACTGGTCGATCCCGGCCCTGCTGCTCGCCTGGCTGATCGCGGTCGCGATCCGGCTCGCGACCGGCTCGGCCACGGTGGCGACGATCTCGGCGGCCGGCCTGGTGGCCCCGCTGGCCGAGGGCATGTCGACGGGCGAGGTCTCGCTCCTCGTCCTCGCGATCGGCGCCGGCTCGCTCTTCTTCAGCCACGTCAACGACGCGGGCTTCTGGCTGGTGAAGGAGTACTTCGGGATGAGCGTCGGCCAGACGGTCAAGACCTGGTCGGTGATGGAGACCATCATCTCGGTGGTCGGCATCGTCTTCGTGCTGCTTCTGTCGCTGGTGATCTAG
- a CDS encoding glucose 1-dehydrogenase: protein MSENTPAHPHDLTGRTVIVTGGARGLGAEAARQAVAAGANVVITDVLDEEGRATAAELGERARFRHHDVTSQEEWAAAVAYAVEEFGGLHGLVNNAGISTGALLETESVEHFRKVLDINLTGVFIGMKAAIPAMREAGAGSIVNISSAAGLMGLALTAGYGASKWGVRGLTKIGAVELGTSRIRVNSVHPGMTYTPMTASVGIEKGEGRYPNTPMGRVGEAHEIAGAVVFLLSDAASYVTGAELAVDGGWTTGPTVKYVMGQ, encoded by the coding sequence ATGAGCGAGAACACCCCCGCGCACCCGCACGACCTGACCGGCCGGACCGTCATCGTCACCGGCGGCGCCCGCGGCCTGGGCGCCGAGGCCGCCCGGCAGGCCGTGGCCGCCGGCGCCAACGTCGTGATCACCGACGTGCTCGACGAGGAGGGCAGGGCCACCGCCGCCGAGCTGGGCGAGCGGGCCCGCTTCCGCCACCACGACGTGACGTCGCAGGAGGAGTGGGCCGCGGCCGTCGCATACGCCGTCGAGGAGTTCGGCGGGCTGCACGGCCTGGTGAACAACGCCGGCATATCGACCGGCGCGCTCCTGGAGACCGAGTCGGTCGAGCACTTCCGCAAGGTCCTCGACATCAACCTGACCGGCGTCTTCATCGGCATGAAGGCCGCGATCCCCGCGATGCGGGAGGCGGGCGCCGGCTCGATCGTCAACATCTCCTCGGCCGCGGGCCTGATGGGCCTCGCGCTGACCGCCGGCTACGGCGCCTCCAAGTGGGGCGTACGCGGGCTGACGAAGATCGGCGCGGTGGAGCTCGGCACCTCGCGGATCCGCGTCAACTCCGTCCACCCGGGCATGACGTACACCCCGATGACCGCCTCCGTCGGCATCGAGAAGGGTGAGGGCAGGTACCCCAACACCCCGATGGGCCGGGTCGGCGAGGCGCACGAGATCGCGGGCGCGGTCGTCTTCCTGCTCTCGGACGCCGCGTCGTACGTGACGGGCGCGGAGCTGGCGGTGGACGGCGGCTGGACGACCGGTCCGACGGTGAAGTACGTGATGGGGCAGTGA
- a CDS encoding S-(hydroxymethyl)mycothiol dehydrogenase, which produces MAQQVQGVVAPGRNEPVRVETIVIPDPGPGEAVVKIQACGVCHTDLHYKQGAINDEFPFLLGHEAAGVVESVGEGVTDVAPGDFVVLNWRAVCGQCRACLRGRPWYCFDTHNARQKMTLLDGTELSPALGIGAFAEKTLVAAGQCTKVDPAVAPEVAGLLGCGVMAGIGAALNTGDVGRGDTVAVIGCGGVGDAAIVGARLAGAARIIAVDIDDRKLAKAREMGATHTVDSRTGDPVEAIRELTGGFGADVVIEAVGHPETYRQAFYARDLAGTVVLVGVPTPEMKLELPLLDVFGRGGALKSSWYGDCLPSRDFPMLIDLHQQGRIDLGAFVTETIGLGDVEKAFGRMHEGDVLRSVVIL; this is translated from the coding sequence ATGGCGCAGCAGGTCCAGGGGGTCGTCGCCCCCGGCAGGAACGAGCCGGTCCGGGTCGAGACGATCGTCATCCCCGACCCCGGGCCAGGTGAGGCCGTCGTGAAGATCCAGGCCTGCGGCGTCTGTCACACCGACCTCCACTACAAGCAGGGCGCGATCAACGACGAGTTCCCCTTCCTCCTCGGCCACGAGGCGGCGGGCGTCGTCGAGTCCGTCGGCGAGGGCGTCACCGACGTCGCCCCCGGCGACTTCGTCGTCCTCAACTGGCGCGCGGTGTGCGGCCAGTGCCGGGCCTGCCTGCGCGGCCGCCCCTGGTACTGCTTCGACACCCACAACGCCCGGCAGAAGATGACCCTGCTCGACGGCACGGAGCTCTCCCCGGCGCTCGGCATCGGCGCCTTCGCCGAGAAGACCCTGGTCGCCGCCGGCCAGTGCACCAAGGTCGACCCGGCCGTCGCCCCCGAGGTCGCGGGACTCCTCGGCTGCGGCGTGATGGCCGGCATCGGCGCCGCCCTCAACACCGGCGACGTCGGACGCGGCGACACCGTCGCCGTCATCGGCTGCGGAGGCGTCGGCGACGCGGCGATCGTCGGGGCCCGGCTCGCCGGAGCGGCCCGGATCATCGCCGTCGACATCGACGACCGCAAGCTGGCCAAGGCCCGCGAGATGGGCGCCACCCACACCGTCGACTCGCGCACCGGCGACCCCGTCGAGGCGATCCGCGAGCTCACCGGCGGCTTCGGCGCCGACGTCGTCATCGAGGCCGTCGGCCACCCCGAGACCTACCGCCAGGCCTTCTACGCCCGCGACCTCGCCGGCACCGTCGTCCTCGTCGGCGTCCCCACCCCCGAGATGAAGCTCGAACTGCCCCTCCTCGACGTCTTCGGCCGCGGCGGCGCCCTCAAGTCCTCCTGGTACGGGGACTGCCTGCCCTCCCGCGACTTCCCGATGCTGATCGACCTGCACCAGCAGGGCCGCATCGACCTCGGCGCCTTCGTCACCGAGACCATCGGACTCGGCGACGTCGAGAAGGCCTTCGGGCGCATGCACGAGGGCGACGTCCTGCGCTCGGTGGTGATCCTCTGA